The DNA sequence CCTTACGGCGAGTCGTCCTCCCGCACGGAGCATCCTGCGCCGTGCAAGTGCAGTCGTCAAGACCCCACCGGCGAGTTTTCTCGACTTATGGCAAAACACTGACTACGGACCGCACATGAACATCGGCTGATCGGCGTACGCCGATCAGCCGATTCAGTGGATGGTGTGCTGGTCAGAAGGTCAGCCGAGCAGTCCGGCGTCACGAACCGAACGCAACGACGGCTTCACCCGATGAGTCGGGCCGACCTGCCCGGCGACCGCGTCGATGGTCTTCAGACCTTCGCCGGTGTTGTAGACGACCGTCTCGGCGGTCGGGTCCAGCCGTCCGCTGTCGACCAGCTTCTTCAGCACCGCCGTGGTCACCCCACCGGCCGTCTCGGCGAACACCCCGGTGGTCCGGGCCAGCAACCGGATCCCTGCCCGGATCTCGTCGTCGTCGGCGTAGTCCATCCAGCCACCGGTGCGCCGCACCGCCTCCAACGCGTACAGGCCGGCAGCCGGGTCACCGATGTTGAGCGACTTGGCGATCCCGGTCGGCTTCACCGGCACGATCTGGTCGGTGTCGCGGTGCAGCGCGGTCGCGATCGGGTTGCAGCCGGCGGACTGAGCGCCGAACACCCGCCAGCCGTTCGCCGGCGCGTCGACCAGGCCGATCTCGACCAGCTCGGTGAACGCCTTGTCCACCTTGGTGAGCAGTTCCCCGCTGGCCATCGGGATCACCACCTGCTCGGGGATCCGCCAGCCGAGCTGCTCGGCCACCTCGTAGCCGAGCGTCTTGGACCCCTCCGCGTAGTACGGCCGCACGTTGACGTTGACGAACGCGGTGTCCTCGAACTCGTCGGTCTCCACCAGCTCGCTGCAGAGCCGGTTCACGTCGTCGTAGGAGCCCTCGATCGCGACCAGCTCACCGCCGTACACCGCGGTCGTGACGATCTTGCCGGGCTCCAGGTCGCCGGGGATGAAGACGATCGACGGGACGCCGGCCCGCGCGGCGTGCGCGGCGACCGAGTTGGCCAGGTTACCGGTGGAGGCGCAGGCAAACCGGGAGAAACCAAGCGTACGGGCGGCGGTGAGAGCGACCGAAACGACCCGGTCCTTGAACGAGTGGGTCGGGTTGGCGCTGTCGTCCTTGACCCACAGCGGTGCCCGGATGCCCAGCTCGGCGGCGAGCGCGGCGGCCGGGACGAGCGGGGTGAATCCGGGATCCAGGCTGACCCGGGTGGCCGGGTCCTGGCCGGCGGGCAGCAGCGGGGCGTACCGCCAGATGTTGGCCGGGCCCGCCTCGATGTCGGCCCGGGTGACGCGCGCGAGAGCCGCCGGGTCGTAGCCGACCTCCAGCGGCCCGAAACACTCGTAACAGGCGTGCTGCGCGGCGAGCGGGTATTCGGCACCGCAGCCGCGACAGACCAGGACACGGGCCGGGCTGGTGATGTTCACCGGGGCGGAGTCAGGGCTGGTGGTGCTCGCGTCGATCAGCGACGTCATGGCGGCTGTCCTCTCATCTTTCCCTGCGCCGCGCGGTGCGACGGGGACGGAATTGGCACCTGCCCCGGCTGGCCGATTGCGACCGGCGCGACGGGTGGGGTGGTTGCCGGGGCTTCATCGGGCCGTGTCCCTCTGCCCCTCTGGATGAGGTATGAAGTTGTGTTTCCAGCGAGTGTACGGGCGCTGGTCGGACCGGGCACCCGGCGATCCCAGGGTGTGAGCAAGCCCGCACCGGCCGCCACCGAACGTCGACCGGGTGCGACCGGCCGTCACACCGGGCGGGCTCGGCGCAGCCAGTCCCAGGCCTGCTGCTCCGCACCGGCGTCGAAGTGCCGCAGCTCGATCGGCGTCATCGCGTCCGAGGCCCGGGTCACCCACTCGGCCACCCGGTTGCCGCCGACCACCGCAGCCCGGTCGATGTCGGTCAGATGCTCCCGGGCGAACCGCAACCGGTCGTCGATCGCCGACAGCTCCATACCCGGCAGGCTGTCGTCCGGTAGCCGGCCGAGGACCGAGACCGAGCCGTACTCGGCGATCGCCGCCCGCAGCTCCCGGTACAGGTCGCGGTACTCCTGCTCGGTCAGCTTCCCGGCCACCTCGTAGCCGAGCACGTTCCCTTCCTGCCCGATCTTGGTGATCATCCCGTTCCTTCCCTGCCGCCGGCCGGATCCCGGATACCGCCCGGTCGTCGACCGGCGCGGCCGTCCACTGCCGTTCCCGGATGGCGACCCCGCACACCTGCGAGCCCGCCGTCGTCAGGTGAGCCCGCCGCCGTCAGGTGAGCCCGCCGCCGTCAGGTGAGCCCGCCGTCGGCAGCCGCCGCCCGCACCTGCGCGAGCACCTCGTCGAGCAGGGGTGGAGCCGCGGCGATCGTCGCGAACGAGTCGAGGCTGTGCGGCGTACCGTCGATGTCGACGACGGCGGCGCCCGCCTCGCGGGCAATCAACGTGCCGGCGGCCATGTCCCACGGCTTGTTAGACAGGGCGATCGACACATCGGTACGGCCGTCGGCCACCCAGACCAGGTCGATCGCGGCGGAGCCGAGCATCCGCACCCGCAGCGCGCCCCGGGCCATCCGCTGGGTGAGCGCGAGCCGGGCGGCGTTACGCTCCGCGGCTTCGTCGCCGACCGCGAAGTCGCCGAGGTTGACCAACGCGTCGGGCAGCCGGGTCGTGCCCCGCACCCGGATCGGCTGGCCGTCGCGCCACGCGCCGCCGCCGAGGGTCGCGGTGTACCGGCTGCCCAGTAGCGGCAGCTCGATCACCCCGACCACCGGACGCCGGTCCTGGACCAGGGCCAACGACACCCCGCACAGCGGTACGCCGTGCGCGAAGTTGACCGTGCCGTCGACCGGATCCAGCACCCACTGGGGCCCGTCGCCGACCCCGGAAACGCCTTCCTCCTCGCCGAGGAACCCGACGTGCGGGGTGGCGTCGGCCAGGAAGGCGCGCAGCTCCCGTTCGACAGCGAGGTCCACCTCGGACGCGTAGTCCCGGTCGCCTTTGCCGGCCAGGTGTCCGGGCTCACGGGTACGGATCAGCTCGGCACCGCGTGCGGTGGCCTGTGTCGCGATCGTGAGCAGGTCGTCCAGGGCAAGCGGATCGTCAGCCATGCCGCCAACCCTAGACAGGCCACCAGCCCGGCAACCCTGGACAGGCCACCGGCCCTGGGCAGGCACCAGCCGGGACACACCACCAACCGGGACAGCCGGTCGACCGCTGGTCAGAAGCTCGACGCGTACCCGCGGCTCGACTCGATCGCGCTCTGCGCGAGGGCGGCCGCTTCGGCCAGCTTCTGCTTGGCCTGCTCGACCTTGGCGATCGTCTCGGCCACCTGCGAATGGCTGGACCCGCTGGTGATCGCCCGCAGCGCGGCCCCGCTGGTGCTCAGCGCCTCCGCACTCGCCCGGATCGCCCCCACCTGCTGGCCGAGCTCGTCACCGAACCGGGCGACCCCCGCCTTGACCTCTTCGACCGAGCTCACGCCTGAACCCTCCCCATCGGACGACCACCGGACCGGTACGACGCTACCGGACCTGAACCACCGTCGAAGTCCACCGGTCGACCAATGCAAAGCACGGAGAGTGGTCATAGCGAGTCAAGATGTAGCAGTGACGGATCCGCCGGAACAGCCGGTGGGCGCCGGTCCCGGCCACCCATCGGACCGCCGGTGCACCATTCGATGATCACCGACGGCAACGGTAGGGTAGGCCCGGCCGTGTGGGGCAGACCACGCTCAAAGGTCACACTCGAAGGTATGGAGTCGCTGTGGGACAGGGTCACAGTCAGGTATCCGCGCTGATCGAGTCGGATCACCGACGCCCGGTCGTGCCGGTCCGTCCGGTCCGCCCGGTCGAGCCGGTGCTACGCAGGCGCGACGTCGCCACGTACACCGGGGCGACTGTCGAACACGCGCTGCGGCGGTTCATGCAGCTGGGTTCAGTCGAAGTCGACGACCACGACACCGACCCGGGGCTGTCCCGGGTCGGCCGCCGCTGACAAGCGCCGGAGCCGGCCCAGACGGCCCGGCTCCGGGGCGACCAGCATGACGGCGGCCGTCTGGGCCCGCGCGGACCTGCGCCGACGCGCCGTCCTGTTGCTGCGGTTCGGCTGGACCGAGGCGAAGTCGTGCGGCTTCGCGGTCGCGGTCTTCACCTGTCTGGCGCTGACGTCGGTGGTTCCGCTGCCGGTCCCCCGCTACGACGCGCTGCTGATCTGCATGGTCGCGCTGACGATCGGGTTGTGGCGCATCGGCTGGGAGACCGGCCGTGAGGTCGCCGTCATCGCCGGTTTCCACCTGATCGGGCTGGCCCTGGAGCTGTTCAAGGTGCAGGTCGGCTCCTGGTCGTATCCGGAGGATGCGCTGACCAAGGTCGCCGGCGTGCCGCTCTACTCCGGTTTCATGTATGCGGCGGTCGGCTCCTACATCTGTCAGGCGTGGCGCCGTTTCGACCTGCGGGTGACCCGCTACCCGGCGCTGGCGGTGACCGGGCTCGCGGTCGCCGTCTACGTCAACTTCTTCACCCACCACGTCCTGCCCGACGCCCGCTGGGTGATCGCGGTGCTGCTGCTGATCGCGCTCCGCCGGACCTGGGTGCACTACACCGTCGGCGACGCCCGGCTGCGGATGCCGCTGGCTCTGGCGTTCGTGCTGATCGGCTTCTTCCTGTGGGTCGCCGAGAACATCGCCACGTTCCTCGGCGCCTGGACCTACCCGGACCAGCAGCACGTCTGGACGTTCGTGCACGCCGGCAAGTTCGGCTCCTGGTCGCTGCTGGTGACGCTGTCGTTCGTCCTGGTCGCGTCGGTGAAGGCGACCGAGGGGCGGCTGTACGGCGACCGCCCCCGGCCCAGCGTCACGACCCGGTCAGACTGACGCGTCACGACCCGGTCGGACTGACCGGCACCCGGTCCCACGTCACCGGCAGACCCGCCGGCATCCAATTGCCACCCGACGAGTGTTCCCGTGCGGAACAGCATCTCCACACAGGAACACTCGCGCGGTCCGGGTCGGCTACCGCGTCACTCCCAGCGGATCTTGACGCAGTTGCCGGTGGTGTAGCTGCCGTTGTCGTGCTTCGCCAGTTCGTGGGCGGAGTTCGCGATCCGGGCACACACCTTCGGCTGGTCGCCGACCGCGTTGATGAACGCCGGGTCGTCGGTCCAGACCACCGACGGCTGCTTGGCCTCGACGTACCAGAATCCCTGCTGGTCGTCCGGGACGTGGCTGCCCATGATGCTGTCCGGCGGGTTGGTGCCGTCGCTGCCGTAGATGTGCAGGTGCCAGCCACCGTTGGTGGACGGCTGGTTCCCGCCGAACTCCGCTTCGTACTCGACGGTCAGCTTGCCGCCGGCGACCCGGGCCGAGGTGAGACAGACCCAGGTCCAGTTGCTCTTGATCTCGTCGGTGCACTGCTCGTCGGCCGGGATCTGCGGAGTTTCCGGCTCCGGCTCGCCGGTCTGCTCCGGCTGCTGGTCCTGCGGCTGTTCCGCTCCGGTGCCCTGGCCGGGCTCGTCCACCCCGTTGGCCACCGGCTGGCCCTCGTCACCCTGCCCGCTGGTGAGTGCGTAGGTGACCCCGCCGCCGGTGAGCAGTACCACCAGCACGGCGGCGGCGACGATGAGCGGCCCACGGCCACGCTTCGCCGACGGCTTCTCCCCGCCACGACGTGCCTTCGAGCCGTCGGCACCGACGGAACCCGCCGAGGCGAACGTCTCGGTACGGGACGGGTAGCCGCCGCCGGCGTCCGCGCCGCCACCGCGCCCGACGGAAGCGACACCGGTGACGCCGGCCGGCGGCGAAGACGTGCGGTAACCCGCCGGGGAGACCGGCGCGGTCTGCGGGACCGGCGCGGTCTGCGGGACCTGGGCGGTCGGCGGCACCCGGTAGGTACCGGTCGCCGA is a window from the Solwaraspora sp. WMMD792 genome containing:
- the thrC gene encoding threonine synthase, which gives rise to MTSLIDASTTSPDSAPVNITSPARVLVCRGCGAEYPLAAQHACYECFGPLEVGYDPAALARVTRADIEAGPANIWRYAPLLPAGQDPATRVSLDPGFTPLVPAAALAAELGIRAPLWVKDDSANPTHSFKDRVVSVALTAARTLGFSRFACASTGNLANSVAAHAARAGVPSIVFIPGDLEPGKIVTTAVYGGELVAIEGSYDDVNRLCSELVETDEFEDTAFVNVNVRPYYAEGSKTLGYEVAEQLGWRIPEQVVIPMASGELLTKVDKAFTELVEIGLVDAPANGWRVFGAQSAGCNPIATALHRDTDQIVPVKPTGIAKSLNIGDPAAGLYALEAVRRTGGWMDYADDDEIRAGIRLLARTTGVFAETAGGVTTAVLKKLVDSGRLDPTAETVVYNTGEGLKTIDAVAGQVGPTHRVKPSLRSVRDAGLLG
- a CDS encoding STAS/SEC14 domain-containing protein; translation: MITKIGQEGNVLGYEVAGKLTEQEYRDLYRELRAAIAEYGSVSVLGRLPDDSLPGMELSAIDDRLRFAREHLTDIDRAAVVGGNRVAEWVTRASDAMTPIELRHFDAGAEQQAWDWLRRARPV
- a CDS encoding inositol monophosphatase family protein, with product MADDPLALDDLLTIATQATARGAELIRTREPGHLAGKGDRDYASEVDLAVERELRAFLADATPHVGFLGEEEGVSGVGDGPQWVLDPVDGTVNFAHGVPLCGVSLALVQDRRPVVGVIELPLLGSRYTATLGGGAWRDGQPIRVRGTTRLPDALVNLGDFAVGDEAAERNAARLALTQRMARGALRVRMLGSAAIDLVWVADGRTDVSIALSNKPWDMAAGTLIAREAGAAVVDIDGTPHSLDSFATIAAAPPLLDEVLAQVRAAAADGGLT
- a CDS encoding DUF817 domain-containing protein produces the protein MTAAVWARADLRRRAVLLLRFGWTEAKSCGFAVAVFTCLALTSVVPLPVPRYDALLICMVALTIGLWRIGWETGREVAVIAGFHLIGLALELFKVQVGSWSYPEDALTKVAGVPLYSGFMYAAVGSYICQAWRRFDLRVTRYPALAVTGLAVAVYVNFFTHHVLPDARWVIAVLLLIALRRTWVHYTVGDARLRMPLALAFVLIGFFLWVAENIATFLGAWTYPDQQHVWTFVHAGKFGSWSLLVTLSFVLVASVKATEGRLYGDRPRPSVTTRSD